In Lodderomyces elongisporus chromosome 1, complete sequence, the DNA window GGGTCTGTCCATGGTTAACAAAGTCAAGATTTGCAACAAGTGGTTTTGCATAACGTCTCTAATGATACCAATGGTGTCAAAGTAGCCGCCTCTTCCCTCGGTTCCAAATGGTTCTTTAAAGCTGACTTGGATCAGGGCAATGTGGCTCTTGTTCCAAACGCCGCTAAACAATTCGTTACCAAATCTCAATACAAGCAAGTTTTTCACCATTTCCTTACCCAAGTAGTGGTCAATTCTGTAAATTTCCTCTTCGCTAAACAAGGGAGCAATGGAGTTTTGCAATTCTCTAGCACTTTTCAAATCGTGGCCAAATGGTTTTTCGATAACCACTCTAATGATACCATTGTCCTTCTTTGGGTAGacattctttttgatgTGTTCACATACCTCGGTGAACTGGGAGGGAGGCAAGGCCAAGTAGAATAATCTTTCTGGTCTTTCATCAGAGTGTTGACTTTCATAGTCTGTGCATCTCTTTTCTAATTTCTGGTAGCCTTCGTCGGTGTCGTATTGGCCTCTGACATAAGTACAAAGCTTCAAGAATCCCTTTTTGGTCTCGTCGTCTCCACCCTTGAGGTGTTGAGAGATCTTGTCGTGGAATTTCTCTGGACTAAGGTCTGATCTAGCGTATCCAATAATCTGACAGTCGCGGctcaattgtttttctctGTACAATCCGTATAATGCTGGGAAAGTCTTTTTGGCAGCCAAGTCACCACTGGCTCCAAGAATAACAATGGTGTAGTATTTTCCAAATGCAGTcatttcaatttattttaattttattttaatattAATATGAGTATGAATATGAATCTGGAAATGGGGAGATAGACAAGTTTAGGTATGTATACAGTTAGTTGTTGGTAAACTGTAGTTGCTTAATCCTTGTTTGGTTATTTACGTTTCCGGCTTCTAATgatcttttctcttttttttttaagagATCAATTGTTGCTAATGGCTAGTGTAGGAGGGGAAGGGAGGAGGGTGGTGTAATTATTACTTTAGTGTGTCTAGGTGTTGTTAAGGCACAGGTATATAGTATTTCTCAATTCAAGTGTAAATTGGGGGTTTCCTTCAAGCACTAATTGTCAATTGAGGAATGGAGCAAatgtgaaaaaagaagaaggaggaatAAGAGGAGGAAAGcaggaaagcaaaaaaaaaagaggaagaaggagaagaaaatgaaggGAATGTTGGAGGATATGAAAATTCAAATGGCAATTTTAAATTACGCCAACTTGCCTCCTGGggattattatttttttttttgctctctctctcactctctccctctttctttcaaatcttccattttctttttttttttttttctttttttgttcaatttccATGTATCGGATATCATGggagaataataataataatgcgTCACCTCACcaacagaaaaaataaaaaataaaaaataattccTTTCaaattcctttttcctttaatcttttttttttccattacTAATTCAGCCGACGCTACCATGAATTTGATACAGAGACACACAAATTACAAATTAACAATCTATTCGTACTCTCTTTATCGTTGCTTGCTGCTCTCtatatcattatcattattattatcatatCCTTTTAAAAACagtttacttttattttttttgttttatctCAAGTGTAAACACATGTCCTAGCTTAGTAATCATAGTGTGTAGTCCAGATGCAAAAGATTAAGCTAAAACTTTTTTGCTAgaagaaatataaaaaagagagacgAGTAGTCACTAAAAGATTATATTGAAATGCACTTGCTGGTGGTATATCAAGTATCAGCTAGAAAGCATAGAACATTGTaaagagaggaaaaaaaagaaaaagattcaaAGTTAAGGAACTTGAATTATAAGCTCTAAAGTATACAAAAATTAGGTCTTATGAATATGAatatccttcttttttacttcaCTTCAAACCTATCCCTTTACCCGGCATCAGCCTCCCAATACTGGGTGTttttaattaattttttttttggagggaggagagagaaagattTATACAATAAATACTAAGAACACAACAATTGGCTTCAGAGTTTATCCGTTGggcaatatatataaattgtATGAGAGACACAATacaagaaaagtaaaagtttGTAGTGACATTCGTGAGCCTGTCGACCGAAAGAATTTCagccaaaataaaaataaaataaaataaaataaaaataaaaataataaaataaatataaagtCACATCCTTACACAATGCTAAATCCTTtctaataaaaaaatagtacAACAATAGTATTCGATATCGCACGTGACATGTAAGGACCAACGGTTGCAAAAacgcatttttttttaaaaattttctttttttttgtttttgttcttatATTGCTTGATCAGGTGGGTGAAATACAGATTTGAACcgacttttattttatttttttttcactacCTTGGTTCATCCACTTTTGGCATACTTAGACCTAGCCCTAAGCTTTGGTCCgtttaaataaaatagcACTGGGATGGCTATCATTCCTGTTGCAATAAATGCTATCAAGCACATACCCCACCCAACAGGATAGTTATCAATAGCTAGATTATTGAACAAGGCAGAGCCAAAGATGGGAAACACCGAGGCGACACTAGACCGCACCAAATCATTTGACGCATATACCGATGCAATATACTCGGTCTTGAACGAAGCACTCATATAGTTAAAAAGCGTTTGGAACATAAGAAAcgcaccaccaccaataatCGCCACCCCTATCAAAGGACCTATCCAGTGCGTAAACGTAGTTGCCGACCATGCAAAAATGAATAGTCCTGCTGCAAGCAAACACCCGCCAAATATCGCCAATGGGATAAACACCTCGGGATATATTTGCTGATGGTTCAATATCGGCTTGGTAAACAAGTGGCGGATCAATGgaatataaaaaacaacCGTTACCAAAACACCAACTAAAATTGACAAGTAGCACAATCCAAGCTCTACCAAGGTAAACCCTCTATTCTCAACAAAATATATAGGGAAAGCCTCAAAGAATAAATACAAGATACTATAGATCATGGCAATATAGATATCAATCAACAACACAACCGGTTCCATCACCGTAATCTCAATTGGACGCCACAATGTCTCAATCAATATCTGCTTGAAACTTTTCAGCTCATTCTCCAATATTCCAGCACTGGTAATCTTGGGATTACCCGTCTTGGCCCGCAACCTCTTGGCCTTCCTGGCCAACAATGTGGGTGCATATGTTTCGGGCAACAAAAAACTGAAAACGGCTAATGCAAATCCAGAAATAATCATtataaaccaaaaacacCACCTCCACCCACCTTTAACGGTCAAGATTGAGCCAAAAAACGGACCCATAGATGGGCCGGCTACAGCACCAATAGCCCACACCGCTAAAGATATGGGTATATTCCAAGGATGTGTCACATCGGCAACACTTGCACCACCAGTAGCCAAACAGGGACTGCCAAAAAAACCAGCAAGAAATCTCGAAATACAAAACCCACCAACATTTTGAGTCAATGCAGTAGGGATCTGCAatacaacaaacacaaatagTGTCACAATATAAATTGAAGTCCTTCCAAAAATGGCATTCTCAGATAACGGTGACCACAATAGCGGTCCAATGCCGTACCCCAACACAAATAGGAAAACACCCAACGACAACTCAACCGTAGACCATCCCAACTCTTGCTGCATCTGCTCAATACCCGGTGTATACACTGCAGATGCCATATATACAGAAGTGGTCAACAATGAAATCTCCAATATAAGAAAAGATTTCTCATACCACGGCCAATTACACGGATTATCTGGATCATCGGGACCTTCCCAGTCAACAATAATGTAGCCATCATTGGTAAAATTAGCTTTGGTCTCAGTTGTCAACATTGACGACTGGGAGTCCAACACACCACGAGGTGCTTgtcctcctccttctttttcttcttgctcttgctcttgctcttgctcttgttgtGCTTGTGGCTCCTGAGACTCAATCGGTTCGTCATCTTGAACTTTTGTACGATCGAAATCGTCACTTCCAGCAACAACTGAAGTGCTGCCAACGCTTACAcgcttctctttttcaaagtatCCAGGATAATACTTTTCTGGAACGATGTAATCTTCTTTCTCGTCTGGGTGTCTAAAGTACTTATGACCAGATAAATGGTATACTAATCTCGCAACAAAGCTGTCTCTCAAAAATCTATGTGTCATCCAgtaggttgttgttgttgttgttgttgttgttgttgaatttg includes these proteins:
- the ZWF1 gene encoding Glucose-6-phosphate 1-dehydrogenase (BUSCO:EOG09261N64) — encoded protein: MTAFGKYYTIVILGASGDLAAKKTFPALYGLYREKQLSRDCQIIGYARSDLSPEKFHDKISQHLKGGDDETKKGFLKLCTYVRGQYDTDEGYQKLEKRCTDYESQHSDERPERLFYLALPPSQFTEVCEHIKKNVYPKKDNGIIRVVIEKPFGHDLKSARELQNSIAPLFSEEEIYRIDHYLGKEMVKNLLVLRFGNELFSGVWNKSHIASIQVSFKEPFGTEGRGGYFDTIGIIRDVMQNHLLQILTLLTMDRPVSFDPEAVRDEKVKVLKAFDTIDANDVLVGQYDKSEDGKKPSYLDDETVAKDSKCITYCAMGIKIHNERWDGVPMVLRAGKALDEGKVEIRIQFKPVARGMFKDIHRNELVIRVQPDEAIYLKINSKIPGVSTETSLTDLDLTYSKRYSKDFWIPEAYESLLRDVLHGNHANFVRDDELDVSWKLFTPFLEALENDPNLNLEKYPYGSKGPKGLRDFLTKHGYVFNEPGSYQWPLTEPDVKGKI
- the MDR1_1 gene encoding GTPase-activating protein translates to MTHRFLRDSFVARLVYHLSGHKYFRHPDEKEDYIVPEKYYPGYFEKEKRVSVGSTSVVAGSDDFDRTKVQDDEPIESQEPQAQQEQEQEQEQEEKEGGGQAPRGVLDSQSSMLTTETKANFTNDGYIIVDWEGPDDPDNPCNWPWYEKSFLILEISLLTTSVYMASAVYTPGIEQMQQELGWSTVELSLGVFLFVLGYGIGPLLWSPLSENAIFGRTSIYIVTLFVFVVLQIPTALTQNVGGFCISRFLAGFFGSPCLATGGASVADVTHPWNIPISLAVWAIGAVAGPSMGPFFGSILTVKGGWRWCFWFIMIISGFALAVFSFLLPETYAPTLLARKAKRLRAKTGNPKITSAGILENESKSFKQILIETLWRPIEITVMEPVVLLIDIYIAMIYSILYLFFEAFPIYFVENRGFTLVELGLCYLSILVGVLVTVVFYIPLIRHLFTKPILNHQQIYPEVFIPLAIFGGCLLAAGLFIFAWSATTFTHWIGPLIGVAIIGGGAFLMFQTLFNYMSASFKTEYIASVYASNDLVRSSVASVFPIFGSALFNNLAIDNYPVGWGMCLIAFIATGMIAIPVLFYLNGPKLRARSKYAKSG